The following are from one region of the Methanobrevibacter sp. genome:
- a CDS encoding glycosyltransferase family 4 protein — protein MSFSEKMLSKSDTYNFYKNGYEEYKKKYEDSHEKNMNKMEIIKSKNHIIESKDAFIKKKLEEMEAKAQLISDLKRELIDLKKVNSKNERELEEYRDITAAFEKQYAKLERDEKDIKDLNIAYVLSGFPEHSETFILSELRWLKENGFNVYVFHRREAFNPIEPDFDIEYVLFKNERQLEALLVDYEIDFMHTHFAFPISTKYTYPLSEKLNIPFTVFAHAFDIFKKESIENNNIAEISNCELCLAIYTLSEFHKNYLIEHGVNEDKIVITKQAASYELSEFSQNDEKISNVVAISRFVEKKGLDVLIDAAKLLEDENLVFEIYGFGTLQDDLESQISDLDCKNISIKGELTPEEVEDKLKESELLIAPCKVAESGDMDGIPTVLFESMAVGLPVITTSVSAIPEIITDGVNGFVVEPENPEVLADKIKEVVGMSPEELYKIRCNAQEDVKQLASVEKTMNAYMDVIKTI, from the coding sequence ATGTCTTTTTCGGAAAAAATGTTAAGCAAAAGCGATACCTATAATTTTTACAAGAACGGTTATGAGGAGTACAAGAAGAAATACGAGGACTCCCATGAAAAGAACATGAACAAGATGGAGATAATCAAGTCCAAAAACCACATAATTGAAAGCAAGGACGCATTCATCAAAAAAAAGCTCGAAGAGATGGAAGCAAAAGCCCAGCTTATCAGTGACTTGAAAAGGGAACTTATTGACCTTAAAAAGGTCAACTCCAAAAATGAAAGGGAGCTTGAGGAGTACAGGGATATAACCGCCGCTTTTGAAAAGCAATATGCCAAATTAGAAAGGGATGAAAAGGACATCAAGGACCTTAATATCGCTTACGTGTTGAGCGGATTTCCGGAGCATTCAGAAACATTCATCCTAAGCGAGCTCAGATGGCTTAAGGAAAACGGTTTCAACGTTTATGTATTCCACAGAAGGGAGGCTTTCAATCCCATAGAGCCTGATTTTGACATCGAATATGTCCTATTTAAGAACGAACGCCAGCTTGAGGCGCTTCTGGTTGACTATGAAATAGATTTCATGCACACACACTTCGCATTTCCAATCTCAACAAAATACACCTATCCCCTTTCCGAAAAGCTGAATATCCCATTCACGGTTTTTGCCCATGCATTTGACATATTCAAAAAGGAAAGCATTGAAAACAACAACATTGCAGAGATAAGCAACTGCGAGCTGTGCCTTGCAATCTATACCTTGAGCGAGTTCCACAAGAACTATCTCATCGAGCACGGTGTGAATGAGGACAAGATCGTCATAACAAAGCAGGCCGCAAGCTATGAGCTTTCCGAATTCAGCCAAAACGACGAAAAGATCAGCAATGTTGTAGCCATTTCAAGATTCGTCGAAAAGAAGGGCCTTGACGTTTTGATTGACGCAGCCAAGCTTCTCGAAGATGAGAATCTTGTCTTTGAAATCTATGGATTCGGGACTTTGCAGGATGATTTGGAAAGCCAAATTAGTGATTTGGATTGCAAAAACATTTCAATTAAAGGCGAGCTTACTCCCGAGGAAGTTGAAGATAAGCTCAAGGAATCAGAGTTATTGATAGCTCCTTGCAAGGTTGCCGAAAGCGGTGACATGGACGGCATTCCTACAGTGCTTTTTGAATCAATGGCAGTAGGGCTTCCGGTAATCACAACATCAGTTTCAGCAATTCCTGAAATCATAACCGATGGCGTCAATGGATTTGTGGTCGAGCCTGAAAATCCCGAGGTGTTGGCTGATAAGATAAAAGAGGTTGTTGGCATGTCTCCAGAAGAGCTCTACAAGATAAGGTGCAATGCTCAAGAAGACGTGAAACAGCTTGCGAGCGTTGAAAAGACCATGAACGCATATATGGATGTCATCAAAACCATTTAA
- a CDS encoding acyltransferase family protein, whose protein sequence is MSNVKARINKYDNLKGLAIFFIVLWHLDVVRSVNPVMYKFIYFASLPVFFFVSGYFSKIGPDQPLKSFRRLIIPYIIFTIITTLYCHFFMGDPLIPKNMFLTGTSILWFLVALFFMKMMLPIVDKFRYPLIISIIAALLIGFINMENNILGIVRGVGCFPLFLLGFYYNDYKHKLETEYGRYVELFKKHSKLISILAILFMLVIAFTITDARFYLFRVGYKGNLLYEMIKRVLILICEFLAVLLLNRYMTNSKNLLTTFGINSMAVYVLHYYVRLIIKPTVMKVFGHSSWVYFPIVLVLAFIVTFVLSRDIVTKYFNKFTDSFYYLLVRRSET, encoded by the coding sequence ATGTCAAATGTGAAAGCAAGAATAAACAAATATGATAATCTAAAAGGTCTGGCTATTTTCTTCATAGTATTATGGCATTTGGATGTTGTAAGAAGCGTGAATCCTGTCATGTACAAATTCATTTACTTCGCATCCCTGCCAGTGTTTTTCTTCGTTTCCGGATACTTCTCAAAAATAGGACCTGACCAGCCGTTGAAAAGCTTTAGAAGACTGATTATTCCCTACATAATATTTACAATAATCACAACACTATATTGTCATTTCTTTATGGGAGACCCGCTCATTCCCAAAAACATGTTCCTGACCGGAACCTCCATACTGTGGTTTCTGGTAGCGCTGTTCTTCATGAAGATGATGCTTCCTATCGTCGACAAGTTCAGATACCCGCTAATAATCTCCATAATAGCCGCATTGCTTATCGGATTCATCAATATGGAAAACAACATCCTAGGAATCGTTCGCGGTGTTGGATGCTTCCCATTGTTCTTGCTCGGTTTCTACTACAACGACTACAAGCACAAGCTGGAAACAGAATACGGAAGATATGTCGAACTGTTCAAGAAACACTCAAAATTGATTTCAATACTTGCCATCCTATTCATGTTGGTCATTGCATTCACCATAACCGATGCAAGGTTCTATCTCTTCAGGGTGGGATACAAGGGCAACCTGCTTTATGAGATGATCAAAAGGGTGCTGATACTGATATGCGAATTTTTGGCTGTCCTTCTCTTGAACAGGTACATGACAAACTCAAAGAACCTGCTCACCACCTTCGGTATAAACTCAATGGCAGTGTATGTACTGCACTATTACGTAAGGCTGATAATCAAGCCAACAGTCATGAAAGTATTCGGCCACAGCTCATGGGTTTACTTCCCGATCGTGCTGGTATTGGCTTTCATCGTGACATTTGTGCTTTCAAGAGACATAGTAACCAAATACTTCAATAAGTTTACGGATAGTTTTTATTATCTCCTTGTCAGGAGGAGCGAGACCTGA
- a CDS encoding polysaccharide pyruvyl transferase family protein, with amino-acid sequence MKYGLISYDYTTNLGNEIQSIAARRFLPQVDCYIEHEKLDSFDCDDNVKTIMNGWYVDCPTAWPPSDKIDPLLISMHFNTSTKQERIDAILSDESKQYFAQHGKVGCRDMHTVEFLNDNDIDAYFTGCLTLTLDSGSQKPPLDDGNDYIVVNMEEADEIISFLRQKTDKKIYRIYQNMMPSFKKAFPGEMPKWLYNLTSQYTSQEKFFMAENLLRIYENASCVITDRLHCALPCLAFKTPVMLFNERNMKERFDGISNLLLESSFEEYQKHYSMFDVDNPPENSNEYLKIRKDLIRKCEDFTGCVNDSCYSNVTYNQQVDESSLILSRNAIETRQYFRDVLQLYKDLRIQDKKIMDKKDRQIKRRDDIIETQKEEIKKQKKLIEKQEKQMEKLTDSNSWKMTSPLRKVKNSFKK; translated from the coding sequence ATGAAATACGGTTTAATAAGTTATGATTATACTACAAACTTGGGCAATGAGATTCAAAGCATTGCCGCCAGGCGCTTCCTTCCTCAGGTCGACTGCTATATCGAGCATGAGAAGCTTGACAGTTTCGATTGCGATGATAATGTGAAGACAATCATGAACGGCTGGTATGTCGATTGCCCGACTGCATGGCCTCCGTCAGATAAAATCGATCCGCTTCTTATCTCAATGCACTTCAACACATCCACAAAACAGGAAAGGATAGATGCAATCCTCTCCGATGAGAGCAAGCAGTATTTTGCCCAACACGGAAAGGTAGGATGCAGGGACATGCACACTGTCGAATTTCTAAACGACAATGACATTGATGCCTATTTCACAGGATGCCTGACATTGACGCTCGATTCAGGTTCCCAAAAGCCTCCTTTAGATGATGGCAATGACTACATTGTTGTTAATATGGAAGAAGCTGATGAAATAATTTCATTTTTAAGGCAAAAAACAGACAAAAAAATCTACAGGATATATCAGAACATGATGCCATCCTTTAAAAAGGCGTTTCCGGGCGAAATGCCGAAGTGGCTGTATAACCTGACCTCCCAATACACATCGCAGGAGAAATTCTTCATGGCAGAAAACCTGCTGAGGATATATGAGAACGCCTCATGCGTAATCACAGACAGGCTTCATTGCGCACTGCCCTGCCTTGCATTCAAGACTCCGGTAATGCTTTTCAATGAAAGGAACATGAAGGAAAGGTTTGACGGGATTTCCAATCTCCTTCTGGAGTCCAGTTTCGAAGAATATCAAAAGCACTATAGCATGTTTGATGTAGACAATCCTCCCGAGAACTCAAATGAATACCTTAAAATCAGAAAGGATTTAATCAGGAAATGCGAGGATTTCACAGGATGCGTCAACGACTCATGCTACTCGAACGTCACATACAATCAGCAGGTTGATGAAAGCTCTCTGATACTTTCAAGAAATGCAATCGAGACAAGGCAATACTTCAGGGATGTCCTTCAATTATATAAGGATTTGAGAATCCAGGACAAGAAGATAATGGACAAGAAGGACAGGCAAATCAAAAGAAGGGATGACATAATAGAAACCCAAAAAGAGGAAATCAAAAAGCAGAAAAAGCTAATCGAAAAGCAGGAAAAGCAGATGGAGAAGTTAACAGATTCCAATTCTTGGAAGATGACCTCACCTCTAAGGAAGGTCAAAAATTCCTTCAAAAAGTAA
- a CDS encoding glycosyltransferase family 2 protein: protein MKVSVILPVFNGEKFIAKAIESVLSQSLSDFELIVVNDGSTDATSDIINGFSDSRIKVINQSNQGPGASRNNALKVVSGEYVMFLDSDDWYCPDALRIAYNQANENDTDISIFQIIKYYQGKYSKNDWFSLSNFPKEFENRVFNPHECRDFLFDISVSVPQKIFKREFLAEINAGFPEGIYFEDMPFFFYTFLNAKRVSIIKEYLYVRRKHHGSITESVDSKFLDTVRAGQILMDIFIENEWYDMYLFDLIAFKINGPRYALMGIEEKCKEKLFILIKKDYESIKSSEYYHDYMDNMGPKKKKFFSDVLKASDFQEYKKLLN from the coding sequence ATGAAAGTGTCTGTTATTCTTCCAGTTTTCAATGGGGAGAAATTCATAGCGAAAGCCATTGAAAGCGTCCTGTCACAGTCGTTATCGGATTTTGAGCTGATTGTTGTAAATGACGGCTCAACTGACGCCACATCGGATATCATAAACGGCTTTTCCGACTCAAGAATTAAAGTTATTAACCAATCCAATCAGGGTCCTGGAGCTTCCAGAAACAATGCCCTAAAGGTTGTTTCCGGTGAATACGTGATGTTTTTGGACAGTGATGACTGGTATTGTCCTGATGCTTTAAGGATAGCTTACAATCAAGCAAATGAAAACGACACGGACATTTCCATTTTTCAAATAATTAAATATTATCAGGGCAAGTACAGCAAGAACGACTGGTTCAGCTTAAGCAATTTTCCCAAAGAATTTGAAAATCGCGTTTTCAACCCTCATGAGTGCAGAGATTTCCTTTTTGACATATCGGTAAGCGTTCCTCAAAAGATTTTCAAAAGGGAATTTTTAGCTGAAATCAATGCAGGATTTCCGGAAGGAATTTATTTTGAAGATATGCCTTTTTTCTTTTACACATTTCTTAATGCCAAAAGGGTTTCAATTATAAAAGAGTATCTCTATGTTAGGCGCAAGCACCATGGGTCCATCACGGAGTCTGTCGACAGCAAGTTCCTAGACACTGTCAGGGCAGGCCAGATTCTGATGGACATTTTCATTGAAAATGAATGGTATGATATGTATCTTTTTGATTTGATTGCCTTTAAAATCAATGGACCTCGATATGCTTTAATGGGCATTGAAGAAAAATGCAAAGAGAAGTTATTCATATTAATTAAAAAGGACTATGAATCAATTAAATCGAGTGAATATTATCATGATTATATGGATAATATGGGTCCTAAAAAGAAAAAATTTTTTAGTGATGTCCTTAAGGCAAGCGATTTTCAGGAATACAAAAAGTTATTAAATTAA